From the genome of Sphingobacterium sp. UGAL515B_05:
TAGGGTAGATCCTTTGTTAAAGAAGATTGACCGATGATAAACGCATTGTCTTCATAACCAAAATCATGTTCCAAAAATTTCTTATATCCATTCGGGGACAAGGCAAATTCGCTGCTTGAACCGTCTGAATTCCCCAATTGCCAAATTGCGTGCTCCTGGCCAACTACAGACTGTACACATAGAAGCAACAGACCGGCGGCAAAAGAAAGTGAGAAACGTAATTTCATAAGTATCAGATTTTATAATTTTTAATTACATCAGTTTCATTTTCCATAAATTGGTCAAAATTATTCGTTAGACTTATTCAATTGTACATACATAACAGATTAACCAAAAACCTATGATAAACAAAACAATAAACACAATATTACTATAAAAATCACAAATATCAAACGAATAAAATCAAATGTATATACATACAAAGTAAAAACAGAGGAAAATGATTTCGATATAAACACACAAATTTGGAGCGATGAAAGGTTTTGATTCTTAGAGAGAAGTGTTAGATCAATGGATAATTTCTTTCATATTGGATTTTTTCCTGAATTGGGAAACAAGTCTGATTAACCTACAAAAGTGTTGCTGAAGGCTATTTAAGATAAACAAAGCTTTAATAAGAATGTACAAATTGAAATAATTTCCCGAAAGTTTAATATTCTTGCACTCTAACTTTGTCAAAAACTCAGGTAAAGCAATAATTACTATTGGCAATTTGGATTCAAAAAGTTATATTTATACAATTATTTGCTTTGAAACCATAAAGATAAGAGTATTATCTTTAGTATTATCATTATAAACAATATTCTACCCATTTGTGTAGAGCCTTATTTCATTGCTGGATAGAGATTTAATATTTTGAACAAGTTCAACTATTAGCTTTGACAACGATTACATTGTAAGGATAGGAACGTAAAAAAGCTTGTTTCTAGTGCATAAATTGACATTATGTGCTTATTTTTGTAACTTGCAAGCCAAGACAACATCGATTTTACGTGGTATTCAAAAGCGATTACGGATCATCTTTGTAATTTACACTATGAAAATTAAGATTGAAGATTTTTTCAAGCCGGTACAAGTTAAAGACGACTTTAGCAAAGATGATTATGAGATTGTCGAAGCCTTTATAAATTTCGCTAAATCCTTAAGCAGATTAACCTATCAAAGTATATATTTAATTGATTATTCAAAGAAAAGCTTTCTATTTGTTTCTGATAACCCAATCTTTTTATGTGGAAGTACCCCTACTGAAGTAATGCGTGAAGGTTATTATCATTATGTGAATAATGTCCCTGAGAACGATTTACATTTACTAAAAAAAATAAACGACGTTGGTTTTGACTTTTTTGGAAATTTAGATGCCGAAGATCGTCTAAAATTCTCTATATCTTATGATTTCCATTTAAAACAACCAGGGAATAAACCGCTTTTAGTAAACCATAAGCTAAAACCCCTGCTATTGGACAAGTTTTCCAATCCTTGGATCGCGC
Proteins encoded in this window:
- a CDS encoding response regulator transcription factor — encoded protein: MKIKIEDFFKPVQVKDDFSKDDYEIVEAFINFAKSLSRLTYQSIYLIDYSKKSFLFVSDNPIFLCGSTPTEVMREGYYHYVNNVPENDLHLLKKINDVGFDFFGNLDAEDRLKFSISYDFHLKQPGNKPLLVNHKLKPLLLDKFSNPWIALCLVSISSHANSGNIRYKSDEDGKQFEYDLAKDIWVETPRIKLKPREKDILLFSAQGLTMDQIADQLYVSIDTVKFHKKQIFSKLKVKSITEATALAIELSLF